In Corylus avellana chromosome ca8, CavTom2PMs-1.0, the genomic stretch GTGTGGAACTCCTCTTTTGTTGAGATCAGTTCTTATGGAACTCTGTTGTTGAGGTGTTTGAGTTGTGAGTTGTTTATGAAGTCTTCTTCCTTAAAAGTCTATTCAATACAATTGCAGAGAGTCACCAATATGCTTTATAGATAAaagaattttgacaaaaaaaattttttaatattttatttttgagaatatgtgatttaaagataaaagaatcttgatttttttatttttttatttttatttttattttttttattattttttttttccagagaAGTTGTTTGttaggaagagaaaaagaattagCAAGCATATCTTTGTAATatttgtaaatatgcatgttcattTAACCAATTTgcttacactttttttttttaaaaaaaaaaaatttatttcatactAAATGTTAAATGCACTATTTTCATTGTAGATATTGGATACTAATGAAAGATATGCATTGGACAATGAATTAAATGAACAAGAACATGGTCATGGTCTCTTAAGCAAATTAAACACCCCAAGTAAACAAAGCAGAGAAATTGTTGAAGTGCCAAAAATTggtatgaaatttgattgtGATGATAGTGCATATGAATTTTACAAAGAATATGCTCACCGAATAGGCTTCAGTGCAAGAAAACAATTTGTGAAGCGATCCAATTTAGGAATTGTTCAAAGGAGAACATTTTGTTGCTCAAAAGAAGGTAAACGAGTTGTTGATAAAAGGAAAGAACAAGTATCTTTTCATCACCCAATTTCACGTGTGGGGTGTTTAGCACAAAtgacttgtcaacttcaaaaggATGGTATGTTAGAAGTTGCTTCTTTTTATGAGCAACATAATCATGCGTTTGTTCAGACTCCCATGAAACACATGTTAAGGTCGAAAAGAAAGATTACACTTGCTCAAAAAGCTATTGCAGATGATGCCGAGAAGTCTGGAATATCAATCAAACAAACTATAGATTTGTTGAGCATGCAAGCTGGAGGTCGTGAAAATCTTGGTTTTTTGGATGTTGACTATAAGAATTATATACATTCTAATAGGAGGAGGGCTTTGAAGAAAGGGGATGGCCGTGCTGTGATGGAGTACTTTCGTAATATGCAATTAGAAGATCcatcttctttttattcaaTACAACTAGATGACAATGATCTTATCATGAATATTTTTTGGGCAGATGCTAGATCAGTGGTTGATTATGGACACTTTGGTGATGTGATATGCTTTGACACAACTTATCGTACAAATACGTATGGTCGACCTTTTGCACCATTCATTGGGGTTAATcatcacaaaca encodes the following:
- the LOC132190967 gene encoding protein FAR1-RELATED SEQUENCE 5-like, whose translation is MESFKATEEHDTPSSTLALSKPLMILDTNERYALDNELNEQEHGHGLLSKLNTPSKQSREIVEVPKIGMKFDCDDSAYEFYKEYAHRIGFSARKQFVKRSNLGIVQRRTFCCSKEGKRVVDKRKEQVSFHHPISRVGCLAQMTCQLQKDGMLEVASFYEQHNHAFVQTPMKHMLRSKRKITLAQKAIADDAEKSGISIKQTIDLLSMQAGGRENLGFLDVDYKNYIHSNRRRALKKGDGRAVMEYFRNMQLEDPSSFYSIQLDDNDLIMNIFWADARSVVDYGHFGDVICFDTTYRTNTYGRPFAPFIGVNHHKQTIIFGAALLYDETVDSFKWLFETFLSAMLGKQPTTILTDQSAAMAKAINEVFPKSNHRLCVWHIYQNAAKHLSHVFHSLKQFANDFGNCVYDYEDEDEWLLSWDNMLKKYNLTNNKWLDGIFDVKEKWAMVYGRHMFTADMKSTQRSESMNNVLKKYLKAKYNLLRFLEHYSRLLADKRHQELQAEFKMSQTTPILKVDVEMLRHAVKLYTPEVFQMFQDEYMKMGDCTIYKASDVVFL